The following are encoded together in the Candidatus Binatia bacterium genome:
- a CDS encoding DUF4105 domain-containing protein, producing the protein MRRAGSVLLAVAALPFTPWAVLALWFRLPGPAWLAHGVALAFAAGVLLVLLRVRSLARRAALVGIAFAVVLLWWSSLRPSNQRDWAPDVARPPTARVEGDTLIVENVRNFDYRSETDFTERWEERRYDLRKLRGLDLFLSYWGSPAIAHTIVSFDFGDGEHLAISIETRKERDEAYSAIRGFFREYELYYVVADERDVVRLRTNYRGEQVYLYRLRARPEPVRELLLDYVETMNELARKPRWYNALLENCTTGIRVHTQHVGVAAPWDWRLLVNGHVDEMLYERGAIDTSLPFAELKERSNVVERARAADHDPAFSARIRAGLPTPEPPPFPAPRNNR; encoded by the coding sequence ATGAGAAGAGCCGGAAGCGTCCTGCTCGCCGTCGCGGCTCTGCCCTTCACCCCCTGGGCGGTGCTCGCCCTGTGGTTCCGGCTGCCGGGACCGGCGTGGCTCGCGCACGGCGTCGCGCTCGCGTTCGCCGCGGGCGTGCTGCTCGTGCTCTTGCGCGTGCGCTCGCTCGCGCGTCGCGCGGCGCTCGTCGGCATCGCCTTCGCGGTGGTGCTGCTGTGGTGGTCGTCGCTGCGGCCGTCGAACCAGCGCGACTGGGCGCCCGACGTCGCGCGTCCGCCGACGGCGCGCGTCGAGGGCGACACGCTGATCGTCGAGAACGTCCGCAACTTCGACTACCGCAGCGAGACCGACTTCACCGAGCGCTGGGAGGAGCGCCGCTACGACCTCCGCAAGCTGCGCGGGCTCGACCTCTTCCTCTCCTACTGGGGCTCGCCCGCGATCGCGCACACGATCGTCAGCTTCGACTTCGGCGACGGCGAGCACCTCGCGATCTCGATCGAGACGCGCAAGGAGCGCGATGAGGCGTACTCGGCGATCCGCGGCTTCTTCCGCGAGTACGAGCTGTACTACGTGGTCGCGGACGAGCGGGACGTGGTGCGGCTGCGCACGAACTACCGCGGCGAGCAGGTCTACCTCTACCGCCTGCGCGCGCGCCCGGAGCCCGTCCGCGAGCTGCTGCTCGACTACGTCGAGACCATGAACGAGCTCGCGCGCAAGCCGCGCTGGTACAACGCGCTGCTCGAGAACTGCACGACCGGCATCCGCGTGCACACGCAGCACGTCGGCGTCGCCGCGCCGTGGGACTGGCGGCTGCTCGTCAACGGCCACGTCGACGAGATGCTCTACGAGCGCGGCGCGATCGACACGAGCCTGCCGTTCGCCGAGCTCAAGGAGCGCAGCAACGTGGTCGAGCGCGCCCGGGCCGCCGACCACGACCCGGCGTTCTCCGCCCGCATCCGCGCCGGCCTGCCCACACCCGAGCCTCCGCCCTTCCCCGCGCCGCGAAACAACCGCTAG
- a CDS encoding alpha/beta hydrolase, which yields MKQHTLHVGVALLLVCCSTIAGCGTPVGVKRMDPTTVQRELQRSILTSDTLSAPTRNTLYRYDLVELWEDDPAATIAALHEVLARGEARRNDVYALAELSFAYADRKNDPAYHRAAAVYAWLFLFPREDEPLQPLDARIRVAADMYNRGLVRGFAYGRRGNFVPQSGSYPVPFGTLDVYFDESELIWGSRKLTDFVPVADLEVKGLATRYRWTGIGAPLAASTEPLYGKSFDDHVEPWVKVPVTAVLRLGDDVGPQLEAGRVAGWLTLEEPVQQRDVEIDGQRVPLESETTASLAYMLAESPVWQREIGGFLQRVGAIEKGTQLASLSPYRPGRIPIILVHGTASSPGRWAQLMNEILNDSRIGPRVQAWLFMYDTGNPIGYSAMLLRESLREMVETLDPEGKDPALRDMVVIGHSQGGLLAKLTAIDSGDRFWRIASNRPFDEIDLGNDEREMIRNMAFIEPVPSVKRVVFLATPHRGSYVAGSWLAHQAARLIVLPADLTRLGTDLLRRNQDKLNARAWGLGTSVFGMTPGNPMIEELSKTPLAPGIKGHSIIAVKDPEAPFETADDGVVEYTSAHIDGVESEFIVVSGHSCQDNPHTINEIRRILLEHIAEYDAAHPNAATAPPPG from the coding sequence GTGAAGCAGCACACGCTCCACGTCGGCGTCGCGCTGCTGCTCGTCTGCTGCTCGACGATCGCCGGCTGCGGCACGCCGGTCGGCGTCAAGCGCATGGACCCGACCACCGTGCAGCGCGAGCTGCAGCGCAGCATCTTGACCTCGGACACGCTGAGCGCGCCGACGCGCAACACGCTCTACCGCTACGACCTCGTCGAGCTCTGGGAGGACGACCCGGCCGCCACCATCGCCGCGCTGCACGAGGTGCTGGCGCGCGGTGAAGCGCGACGCAACGACGTCTACGCGCTCGCCGAGCTCTCGTTCGCCTACGCCGACAGGAAGAACGACCCGGCCTACCACCGCGCCGCCGCGGTGTACGCCTGGCTCTTCCTCTTCCCGCGCGAAGACGAGCCGCTGCAGCCGCTCGACGCGCGCATCCGCGTCGCGGCCGACATGTACAACCGCGGCCTCGTGCGCGGCTTCGCCTACGGACGGCGCGGCAACTTCGTGCCGCAGTCGGGCAGCTACCCGGTGCCGTTCGGCACGCTCGACGTCTACTTCGACGAGTCGGAGCTGATCTGGGGCAGCCGCAAGCTGACCGACTTCGTGCCGGTCGCCGACCTCGAGGTGAAGGGCCTCGCGACGCGCTACCGCTGGACCGGCATCGGCGCGCCGCTCGCGGCGAGCACCGAGCCGCTGTACGGCAAGAGCTTCGACGATCACGTCGAGCCGTGGGTGAAGGTGCCGGTGACCGCGGTGCTGCGGCTCGGCGACGACGTCGGACCGCAGCTCGAGGCGGGACGGGTCGCCGGCTGGCTGACGCTCGAGGAGCCCGTGCAGCAACGCGACGTCGAGATCGACGGGCAGCGCGTGCCGCTCGAGAGCGAGACGACGGCGTCGCTCGCCTACATGCTCGCCGAGTCGCCGGTCTGGCAGCGCGAGATCGGCGGCTTCCTGCAGCGGGTCGGCGCGATCGAGAAGGGCACGCAGCTCGCGTCGCTGTCGCCGTACCGCCCGGGGCGGATCCCGATCATCCTCGTCCACGGCACGGCGTCGAGCCCGGGTCGCTGGGCGCAGCTCATGAACGAGATCCTCAACGACAGCCGCATCGGGCCGCGCGTGCAGGCGTGGCTCTTCATGTACGACACCGGCAACCCGATCGGCTACTCGGCGATGCTGCTGCGCGAGTCGCTGCGCGAGATGGTCGAGACGCTCGACCCCGAAGGCAAGGACCCCGCGCTGCGCGACATGGTGGTGATCGGCCACAGCCAGGGCGGGCTGCTCGCCAAGCTCACCGCGATCGACAGCGGCGATCGCTTCTGGCGCATCGCGAGCAACCGTCCGTTCGACGAGATCGACCTCGGCAACGACGAGCGCGAGATGATCCGCAACATGGCGTTCATCGAGCCCGTCCCGAGCGTCAAGCGCGTCGTCTTCCTCGCCACCCCGCACCGTGGCAGCTACGTCGCGGGAAGCTGGCTCGCGCACCAGGCGGCGCGGCTGATCGTCTTGCCGGCCGATCTCACGCGCCTCGGCACCGACCTGCTGCGGCGCAACCAGGACAAGCTCAACGCGCGCGCCTGGGGCCTGGGCACGAGCGTCTTCGGCATGACGCCGGGCAACCCGATGATCGAGGAGCTCTCGAAGACGCCGCTCGCGCCCGGGATCAAGGGACACTCGATCATCGCGGTGAAGGATCCCGAGGCGCCGTTCGAGACCGCGGACGACGGCGTCGTCGAGTACACGAGCGCGCACATCGACGGCGTCGAGTCGGAGTTCATCGTGGTGTCCGGGCACTCGTGCCAGGACAATCCGCACACGATCAACGAGATCCGCCGCATCCTGCTCGAGCACATCGCCGAGTACGACGCCGCGCACCCGAACGCCGCAACCGCCCCGCCGCCCGGATGA